A stretch of the Bacillus sp. B-jedd genome encodes the following:
- a CDS encoding helix-turn-helix domain-containing protein — MAIGEALAKARKRQGYSQEDLSAHLPISRESVAKYETGSRRLPDDMRKPIAEALDDVEYYFVTWKEAAGEVAIPFLNGEHVDHHPSSMAFMVKGETAEALQHLEKVSWTKPVHTRTEAEKEDMKKVLFELLDAAASIINLVAIVAREYRFSLKEIFKVWRVSLKLRKLNR; from the coding sequence GTGGCCATAGGGGAAGCATTGGCCAAAGCTCGAAAAAGGCAAGGTTACTCCCAAGAAGATCTATCTGCGCACTTACCTATTTCTCGAGAAAGTGTGGCCAAATATGAAACAGGTTCGCGCCGGCTTCCGGATGATATGCGGAAGCCGATCGCCGAAGCCCTGGATGACGTTGAATATTACTTTGTAACTTGGAAGGAAGCAGCTGGTGAAGTAGCAATCCCGTTTTTAAATGGTGAGCATGTAGATCACCATCCTTCCAGTATGGCTTTTATGGTAAAGGGCGAAACCGCGGAAGCTCTGCAGCACCTAGAAAAGGTTTCTTGGACGAAGCCGGTACATACAAGAACAGAAGCTGAAAAGGAAGACATGAAAAAGGTCTTGTTTGAGTTATTGGATGCTGCGGCCAGCATTATCAACCTGGTTGCAATTGTTGCTCGGGAATATCGTTTTTCCTTGAAAGAAATTTTTAAGGTTTGGCGGGTTTCGTTGAAATTGCGGAAATTGAATAGATAG
- a CDS encoding amidase domain-containing protein, with translation MRKVLEELLEQRIKAFVTDGGSNRGTDEKDERKILACSDRGAVIVKTYARGKALRQQNRDKWQAVLYEVHFQHLIKQKDFLYLEEEVEIREARFYDGDLADDYEVVPSQLEAAFSADLSLPEFEEGSRMAYRYDRRKAVQYAERWWNSHNPAFKKFEVDCTNYISQCLYAGGAPMRGYPNRGQGWWMRGNNYSYSWAVANSLRWYLAGSKAGLQAKEVRSPDLLIPGDVICYDFQGDGRFDHNTIVVAKDANRMPLVNAHTYNSRMRYWEYTDSSAYTPKIKYKFYSIHDDGQVKL, from the coding sequence ATGCGGAAAGTGCTTGAGGAACTGCTTGAACAAAGGATTAAGGCGTTTGTTACGGATGGAGGAAGCAACAGGGGCACGGATGAAAAGGATGAGCGGAAAATCCTCGCCTGTTCAGACCGAGGGGCTGTCATTGTCAAAACCTATGCGCGCGGTAAAGCGTTAAGGCAGCAAAACAGGGATAAGTGGCAGGCTGTCCTTTATGAAGTCCACTTCCAGCATTTAATTAAGCAAAAAGACTTTCTCTATTTGGAAGAGGAGGTAGAGATAAGGGAAGCCCGTTTTTATGATGGGGATTTGGCGGATGACTACGAGGTCGTCCCGTCCCAGCTTGAAGCCGCCTTTTCAGCTGACCTGTCTTTACCAGAATTTGAAGAAGGAAGCCGAATGGCATACCGGTATGACCGGAGGAAGGCCGTCCAATATGCGGAGCGGTGGTGGAATTCGCACAACCCAGCGTTCAAAAAATTCGAAGTGGATTGCACGAATTATATCTCTCAATGCCTGTATGCGGGGGGTGCGCCGATGCGCGGTTATCCGAACCGGGGCCAAGGATGGTGGATGAGGGGCAATAACTATAGCTACAGCTGGGCGGTGGCGAATTCGCTGCGCTGGTACCTGGCAGGTTCGAAAGCAGGTCTCCAGGCAAAAGAAGTGAGAAGCCCCGATTTACTGATTCCAGGCGATGTGATTTGCTACGACTTCCAGGGAGACGGCCGGTTTGATCACAATACGATTGTTGTAGCGAAAGACGCCAATCGAATGCCCCTCGTCAATGCCCATACGTATAATAGCAGGATGCGCTACTGGGAATATACAGATTCTTCTGCTTACACGCCGAAGATCAAATACAAATTTTATTCAATTCATGATGACGGTCAAGTAAAGTTGTAA
- the nfsA gene encoding oxygen-insensitive NADPH nitroreductase has product MNETIETILKHKSIRKFQDKPLAEEQIRTIVECAKAASTSSFIQAYSIIGVKDQEKKQRLAEIAGSQNYVAANGHFFVFCADLYRHALIGEREGGDVKESIESTEKFMVAVIDAALAAQNAAIAAESMGLGICYIGGLRNNLEEVQNLLSTPERVIPLFGMAVGYPDQNPGMKPRLPFSHIYHEDRYEQDQENYLRQIGEYDHEIAAYYEERTGGKRHDTWSRQITGMLEKKSRMYMKAFVEKNKLNKR; this is encoded by the coding sequence ATGAATGAAACGATTGAAACCATTCTTAAACACAAGTCCATCCGGAAATTTCAGGACAAGCCTTTGGCGGAAGAGCAAATCAGGACAATTGTTGAATGCGCCAAGGCAGCTTCGACATCAAGCTTTATCCAGGCGTACTCCATCATCGGGGTGAAGGACCAGGAGAAGAAGCAAAGGCTTGCGGAAATAGCCGGAAGCCAGAACTACGTTGCCGCTAATGGCCACTTCTTTGTGTTTTGCGCTGATTTATACAGGCATGCCTTAATTGGTGAACGAGAAGGCGGGGACGTGAAGGAGTCGATTGAAAGCACGGAAAAGTTCATGGTTGCCGTTATTGATGCGGCTCTCGCCGCGCAAAATGCCGCTATTGCCGCTGAGTCAATGGGACTGGGCATCTGCTACATAGGCGGCCTTCGCAACAATCTGGAGGAAGTCCAAAATTTATTGTCCACGCCTGAACGGGTCATTCCGTTATTCGGCATGGCGGTCGGTTATCCGGATCAGAACCCGGGTATGAAACCGCGCCTGCCTTTCAGCCATATTTACCACGAAGATAGATACGAGCAGGATCAAGAAAACTATTTGCGGCAAATTGGGGAATATGACCATGAGATAGCTGCTTATTATGAAGAGCGAACGGGCGGGAAGAGGCACGATACGTGGTCAAGGCAAATCACCGGGATGCTCGAGAAAAAAAGCCGTATGTATATGAAAGCATTCGTTGAGAAAAACAAACTTAACAAGAGATAA
- the queG gene encoding tRNA epoxyqueuosine(34) reductase QueG, producing MDYRLLKEEVISYSKSIGIDKIGFTTAEPFGELKNRLLRQQELGYQSGFEEPDIEKRTNPELLLEKPRSIIAIALAYPSKMKVRVESRKGERRGIFCRASWGLDYHHILRAKLAKLEEFISERVPEARLKSMVDTGELADRAVAKRAGIGWSGKNCSIITPEFGSYVYLGEMITSIPFEPDTPMEDKCGSCSKCLDACPTGALVQGGQLNAQRCIAFLTQTKGFIPEEFREKIGNRVYGCDSCQTACPENKGRNFHFHEEMEPDPETAKPLLRPLLAISNREFRERFGKVAGSWRGKKPIQRNAIIALAHFKDDTAVPELEDVIRKDPRPVMRGTAAWALGKIGGKEAADILQKAIASEKDEEVIAEIQNGIEMMNR from the coding sequence ATGGACTACCGCCTATTAAAAGAAGAGGTAATTTCCTACAGCAAATCGATCGGGATCGACAAGATTGGCTTCACGACCGCAGAGCCGTTCGGTGAACTGAAAAACAGGCTTCTCCGCCAGCAGGAACTAGGCTATCAGTCCGGCTTTGAAGAGCCTGACATTGAAAAGAGAACCAACCCTGAATTGCTTCTCGAAAAGCCAAGATCGATTATCGCCATCGCACTTGCCTATCCGTCCAAAATGAAAGTGCGGGTCGAGAGCAGAAAGGGTGAGCGCAGGGGAATTTTCTGCCGGGCTTCATGGGGGCTTGATTATCATCACATCCTTCGAGCAAAATTGGCCAAACTAGAGGAGTTCATTTCCGAAAGAGTGCCTGAAGCGAGGCTGAAGTCGATGGTCGATACAGGGGAGCTTGCCGACAGGGCAGTGGCGAAGCGTGCCGGGATTGGCTGGAGCGGGAAAAACTGCTCGATTATCACGCCTGAATTCGGTTCCTATGTCTATTTGGGGGAAATGATTACGAGCATCCCGTTTGAACCGGACACACCGATGGAAGATAAATGCGGCTCCTGCAGCAAATGTCTTGATGCTTGCCCGACCGGAGCGCTGGTTCAGGGCGGCCAATTGAACGCCCAGCGGTGCATCGCTTTTTTGACACAGACGAAAGGGTTTATCCCTGAAGAATTCAGGGAGAAGATCGGCAACCGGGTTTATGGCTGTGATTCATGCCAGACTGCCTGCCCGGAAAATAAAGGGCGGAACTTCCATTTCCACGAAGAGATGGAACCCGATCCTGAAACCGCCAAGCCGCTCCTCAGGCCTCTCCTTGCCATCAGCAATCGGGAGTTCAGGGAACGGTTCGGTAAGGTAGCCGGCTCATGGCGCGGCAAAAAGCCGATTCAGCGTAATGCTATCATTGCTCTGGCTCATTTTAAGGACGATACCGCGGTTCCCGAGCTTGAAGACGTAATCAGAAAAGACCCCCGCCCGGTTATGCGGGGAACAGCAGCCTGGGCTCTTGGCAAAATTGGCGGCAAGGAAGCGGCGGATATTTTGCAAAAAGCCATTGCTTCCGAGAAGGATGAAGAGGTAATTGCTGAAATTCAGAATGGAATTGAAATGATGAATCGATGA
- a CDS encoding B3/B4 domain-containing protein, translating into MEILISSELNELIPGFKLGIIQYKGIVVGESPQMLKGRLQLFQESIFFDLEDKNVTELEGISEWRAVFKTGGKDPNRYRHSAEALYRRVQKQNYLPSIQSAIDLNNFFSLQYQVPIGVYDIDKLEADIMVRLGNPEEEYRGLNGRMNSLQNLIISADGQGPFGSPFVDSDRAPVTAETQNALQIIYHRPSTSCEDAEKMTKSLMDMFTQVHGGEATSTVIGC; encoded by the coding sequence TTGGAAATCCTTATTTCAAGCGAACTTAACGAACTAATTCCAGGATTTAAACTGGGAATCATTCAATACAAAGGCATTGTTGTAGGCGAGTCGCCTCAAATGCTAAAAGGAAGGCTCCAGCTTTTCCAGGAATCCATCTTCTTCGATTTAGAGGATAAAAACGTAACGGAGCTCGAGGGGATCAGCGAATGGCGCGCTGTATTCAAAACAGGGGGCAAGGATCCGAACCGTTACCGGCATTCCGCTGAGGCTCTTTACCGGCGTGTCCAGAAGCAGAATTATCTTCCTTCCATCCAAAGCGCGATTGACTTGAATAATTTCTTTTCACTCCAATATCAAGTGCCTATTGGTGTTTATGATATAGATAAACTCGAAGCTGATATTATGGTAAGGCTTGGAAATCCAGAAGAAGAATATCGGGGATTGAACGGCAGAATGAACTCCCTGCAAAATCTAATTATTTCAGCGGACGGCCAAGGTCCCTTCGGTAGCCCATTCGTCGATTCTGACAGGGCGCCAGTAACAGCTGAAACCCAAAACGCGCTGCAAATCATATACCACAGGCCATCCACTTCCTGTGAGGATGCCGAAAAAATGACGAAATCACTTATGGATATGTTCACCCAGGTGCATGGGGGCGAAGCTACCAGCACAGTCATCGGCTGCTGA
- a CDS encoding PrkA family serine protein kinase encodes MDILRKIERYREEEEKLRWEGTFADYLQLLQERPWVAQSAHSRVYNMIKEAGIIKEKDKKTYEFFNQQLFGLEDALERLVEEYFHPAAKRLDVRKRILLLMGPVSGGKSTLVTMLKRGLEAYSHTDRGAVFAIKGCPMHEDPLHLIPHYLRKDFFDEYGIRIEGNLSPLNMMRLEQEYGGRIEDVIVERIFFSEDRRTGIGTFSPSDPKSQDIADLTGSIDFSTIAEYGSESDPRAYRFDGELNKANRGMMEFQEMLKCDEKFLWHLLSLTQEGNFKAGRFALISADELIVAHTNETEYRSFISNKKNEALHSRIIVMPIPYNLKVSQEERIYEKMIRESDVANVHIAPHTLRVAAMFTILTRLKEPKKGDIDLVKKMRLYDGENVEGYNKADVDEMKKEYQDEGMSGIDPRYVINRISSTIIRKEIASINALDVLRSLKDGLDQHPSITAELREKYLNYISLARKEYDTIAKKEVQKAFVYSYEESAKTLMDNYLDNVEAYCNKAKLRDPLTGEEISPDEKLMRSIEEQIGISENAKKAFREEVLIRISAYARKGKRFDYNSHDRLREAIQKKLFADLKDVVKITTSSKTPDEQQLKKINDVVARLIDEHGYNSTSANELLRYVGSLLNR; translated from the coding sequence ATGGATATCTTAAGAAAAATCGAGCGTTACCGAGAAGAAGAAGAAAAACTGCGTTGGGAAGGAACTTTTGCCGATTATCTGCAATTGCTACAAGAGCGGCCATGGGTTGCCCAGTCCGCGCATTCACGGGTTTATAATATGATTAAAGAAGCTGGAATCATCAAGGAAAAGGACAAAAAGACTTATGAGTTTTTTAACCAGCAGTTGTTTGGACTTGAAGATGCGCTAGAAAGGCTTGTTGAGGAATACTTTCATCCGGCTGCGAAAAGACTCGATGTCCGCAAACGCATCCTGCTGTTAATGGGGCCGGTCAGCGGTGGAAAGTCGACGCTGGTCACGATGCTCAAACGGGGGCTTGAAGCTTATTCCCATACAGACAGGGGAGCTGTTTTTGCGATAAAGGGCTGCCCGATGCATGAGGATCCTTTGCATCTCATTCCCCATTATCTCCGCAAGGATTTCTTTGATGAATATGGGATTAGGATTGAAGGGAATTTGTCTCCGCTGAACATGATGCGCCTCGAGCAGGAGTATGGAGGCAGGATAGAGGATGTGATTGTGGAGCGGATCTTCTTCTCGGAGGACCGGAGAACGGGGATTGGCACTTTCAGTCCATCTGATCCAAAGTCACAGGATATCGCTGACTTGACTGGAAGTATTGATTTCTCGACGATTGCTGAGTATGGATCTGAATCTGACCCTCGTGCTTATCGTTTTGACGGCGAGTTGAACAAAGCGAACAGAGGGATGATGGAATTCCAGGAAATGTTGAAATGTGATGAAAAGTTCCTTTGGCATTTACTCTCGCTTACCCAGGAAGGAAACTTTAAAGCAGGCCGATTCGCGCTGATTTCGGCGGACGAACTTATCGTCGCGCACACGAATGAAACCGAATACCGTTCGTTTATATCAAATAAGAAGAATGAAGCGCTCCATTCAAGGATCATTGTCATGCCGATTCCTTACAACCTGAAGGTTTCCCAGGAGGAGCGCATTTATGAAAAAATGATCCGCGAAAGTGATGTCGCTAATGTGCATATTGCTCCGCACACATTGAGGGTAGCGGCGATGTTCACTATTCTCACCAGGCTGAAAGAACCGAAAAAAGGCGATATCGATCTTGTCAAAAAAATGCGTCTGTATGATGGCGAGAACGTGGAAGGGTATAACAAGGCGGATGTCGATGAAATGAAGAAGGAATATCAGGATGAAGGGATGAGCGGCATCGATCCCCGCTATGTCATCAACCGCATTTCTTCCACAATCATCCGTAAGGAAATCGCGTCAATCAATGCGCTCGATGTGCTCCGTTCCTTAAAGGACGGCCTTGATCAGCATCCTTCCATAACGGCAGAATTGCGCGAGAAGTATTTGAACTATATCTCCCTCGCCAGGAAAGAGTATGATACGATTGCCAAAAAAGAAGTCCAGAAGGCGTTTGTTTATTCTTATGAAGAGTCCGCCAAGACGCTGATGGATAATTATCTTGATAATGTGGAGGCGTATTGCAACAAGGCAAAGCTTCGTGACCCGCTGACAGGGGAGGAAATCTCGCCGGATGAGAAGCTGATGAGGTCGATTGAGGAACAAATCGGCATTTCCGAAAATGCGAAAAAGGCATTCAGGGAAGAAGTGCTCATACGTATTTCTGCCTATGCGCGGAAAGGGAAGCGGTTTGATTACAATTCCCATGATCGTTTGCGTGAGGCGATTCAGAAGAAGCTGTTTGCGGATCTGAAGGATGTTGTGAAGATTACGACTTCCTCGAAAACCCCGGATGAACAACAGCTTAAGAAAATTAATGATGTCGTTGCGCGCCTAATTGATGAGCATGGCTATAATTCAACCTCAGCCAATGAACTGCTCAGATATGTCGGCAGCCTGCTCAACCGCTAG
- a CDS encoding recombinase family protein, producing the protein MNYRSFEMRLLVYLRKSRSDVEEERKAAAEGREYDTLARHRRNLMDVIKREGHILVEPPYEELVSGDSIIERPEVQKMLNRMDEGDIDGVLVIDIDRLGRGDMYDSGILDRAFRYNNIKLITPTEIYDPEEENWELVFGVKSLVARQELKSINKRLQGGRRDKAKMGRSISKKPPYGYLRDENLKLYPDPDTAWVIQKIFEMTVKGNGRQAIAKKLDEWSVAPPDTNRNHWSPSTITAIVKNEVYIGKIIWGKITYLKRGGQYTRRKMKPEEWIVKDEAHEPLVTKELFDAANAAHSGRFRPSTKANNVLSNPLAGILKCELCGYTMLYQPRKDRPNSMIYCTKAQCRGKQKGAMLYLVENRILVSLEQYIKEFEIPKQQDAKNNSSIIQFQEKALDKKKKEIAEANKQKSALHDFLEKGVYDINTFMERQKVLVDRIEKLKDETRLIVEDMEKEKFREKNTKQFIPLVKSVLTAYRETDDIEKKNRLLKSVLERATFLRKKEWTKIDQFVIQLYPKI; encoded by the coding sequence ATGAATTATCGTAGTTTCGAAATGCGATTATTGGTCTACCTTAGAAAAAGCCGTTCTGACGTCGAAGAAGAGCGCAAAGCCGCAGCTGAAGGAAGAGAATACGATACACTTGCAAGGCATAGGCGAAATTTAATGGATGTCATAAAAAGAGAAGGGCACATTTTAGTTGAACCGCCTTATGAAGAATTAGTTTCGGGTGATTCAATCATTGAACGGCCCGAAGTGCAAAAGATGCTAAATAGAATGGATGAAGGCGATATAGACGGAGTTTTGGTTATAGACATAGACCGTTTAGGCCGTGGTGATATGTATGATTCAGGTATCTTAGATCGCGCATTTAGGTATAACAATATAAAACTTATAACGCCAACGGAAATTTATGATCCCGAAGAAGAAAATTGGGAGCTTGTATTCGGGGTAAAATCACTGGTGGCTAGACAGGAATTGAAGTCTATAAATAAACGTCTTCAAGGTGGGCGCCGTGATAAAGCAAAGATGGGAAGATCTATTTCAAAGAAACCACCGTATGGCTATCTTAGAGATGAAAATCTTAAGCTGTACCCTGATCCGGATACAGCTTGGGTAATCCAAAAAATATTTGAAATGACTGTAAAGGGAAATGGTCGGCAAGCAATTGCTAAAAAATTGGATGAGTGGTCAGTAGCTCCGCCAGATACGAATAGAAACCACTGGTCACCGTCAACCATTACCGCCATAGTCAAAAATGAAGTTTATATAGGAAAAATTATATGGGGGAAAATCACTTACCTCAAACGTGGAGGACAATATACAAGGAGGAAAATGAAGCCGGAGGAATGGATAGTAAAAGATGAGGCACATGAACCTTTAGTTACAAAAGAGTTGTTTGATGCTGCCAACGCCGCTCATTCAGGCAGATTTAGACCCTCCACGAAGGCGAATAATGTACTATCAAATCCTCTTGCTGGTATATTAAAATGTGAACTGTGTGGATATACAATGCTCTATCAACCTAGAAAAGACCGTCCAAACTCAATGATTTATTGTACAAAAGCTCAATGTAGAGGCAAGCAAAAAGGTGCCATGCTATATTTGGTTGAAAATAGAATTCTAGTATCTTTAGAGCAATATATAAAAGAATTTGAAATACCGAAGCAGCAAGACGCAAAAAACAACTCATCTATTATTCAGTTCCAGGAAAAAGCCCTCGATAAGAAGAAAAAGGAAATTGCTGAGGCTAACAAACAGAAAAGCGCCTTACATGACTTCTTAGAAAAGGGAGTATATGATATTAATACCTTTATGGAAAGACAAAAGGTGCTAGTTGATAGAATTGAGAAATTAAAAGACGAAACACGTCTTATCGTTGAAGATATGGAAAAAGAAAAATTTAGAGAAAAGAATACTAAACAATTTATCCCCTTGGTAAAATCAGTCTTAACCGCTTATAGGGAGACTGATGATATTGAAAAGAAAAACAGGTTACTTAAGTCGGTACTAGAAAGGGCCACCTTTTTGCGTAAAAAAGAATGGACAAAAATTGATCAGTTTGTCATTCAGCTTTATCCTAAGATATAA
- a CDS encoding DnaD domain-containing protein: MAIVLDQMIYWSERKNDADKFLQEEMDRIKKYASNESELQNLNIDHLKSHGWIYKKAEDLSEETMINVKPKTMREYLTILVQKGWLDERRNPLIKMDRTLQYRVNLLKIQLDLQAIGYALEGYALAKVEKVNSNLPQENTKEQKENWKGENVNTKGENVAPKGENVTAIPELTTEPTPEITNKASSFSENDTAENEMAVSVEKTSDNAFAFFEKNGFGMVSGYMGDKIGSWCDDLSDELVVEAMKIAVERGARNWSYVEKILQDWLGRKVKSVNEAHAIMAAFQEQKARQRHQPRGRPIRQEKVPEWFDKSGTNQAPQEDQEAVEARKKEVEELLSAFKGGA, translated from the coding sequence TTGGCCATCGTTCTTGACCAGATGATTTATTGGTCCGAACGAAAAAATGATGCGGATAAATTTTTGCAAGAAGAAATGGACCGTATCAAAAAGTATGCCTCGAATGAGTCAGAGCTACAGAACCTGAATATCGATCACTTAAAAAGTCATGGGTGGATTTATAAAAAAGCAGAGGATCTTTCCGAGGAAACAATGATAAACGTTAAACCAAAGACGATGCGCGAATATCTAACCATTCTTGTCCAAAAAGGATGGCTGGATGAACGCAGAAATCCACTTATAAAAATGGATCGCACCCTGCAATATAGAGTGAACTTGTTGAAAATCCAACTCGACTTGCAAGCAATTGGTTACGCTCTTGAGGGTTATGCTCTTGCAAAGGTCGAAAAAGTAAATTCGAATTTACCTCAAGAAAATACGAAAGAACAAAAAGAAAATTGGAAGGGTGAAAATGTAAATACAAAGGGCGAAAATGTAGCTCCAAAGGGCGAAAATGTAACAGCAATACCAGAGCTTACAACAGAGCCTACACCAGAGATTACAAACAAAGCTTCTTCTTTTTCTGAAAACGATACTGCTGAAAACGAAATGGCGGTATCGGTTGAGAAGACATCTGATAATGCATTTGCGTTTTTTGAAAAAAACGGATTCGGTATGGTCAGTGGGTACATGGGAGACAAGATTGGCTCCTGGTGCGACGATTTGTCAGATGAGTTAGTTGTCGAGGCAATGAAGATTGCTGTAGAGCGTGGTGCCCGTAACTGGAGTTATGTTGAAAAAATTCTCCAAGACTGGCTTGGTCGAAAGGTTAAATCGGTAAACGAGGCCCATGCAATAATGGCTGCCTTTCAAGAGCAGAAAGCGAGACAGCGTCATCAACCTAGAGGGAGACCTATCAGGCAGGAAAAGGTTCCAGAATGGTTTGACAAATCAGGAACAAACCAAGCTCCCCAAGAAGATCAGGAAGCAGTCGAAGCCAGAAAGAAGGAAGTTGAGGAGCTACTAAGTGCTTTCAAGGGAGGAGCTTGA
- the trmL gene encoding tRNA (uridine(34)/cytosine(34)/5-carboxymethylaminomethyluridine(34)-2'-O)-methyltransferase TrmL — protein sequence MAVHIVLYQPLIPANTGNISRTCAGTGAYLHLIRPLGFSTDDKQLKRAGLDYWEHVKLVYHDSLEDFYETISGGECYYITKFGEKAYSSFDFSDPEKDYYFIFGKETTGLPKEVIDANLDRCLRIPMNGHIRSLNLSNTAAILVYEALRQQNFPDLM from the coding sequence TTGGCAGTACACATAGTGTTATATCAGCCGCTGATTCCGGCGAATACAGGAAATATTTCAAGGACATGCGCGGGCACGGGAGCTTATCTCCACTTAATCCGTCCATTGGGATTTTCGACAGATGATAAGCAGCTGAAGCGGGCGGGCCTTGATTATTGGGAACATGTAAAGCTTGTGTATCATGATTCGCTTGAGGACTTTTATGAAACGATCTCCGGCGGGGAATGTTATTATATAACGAAGTTCGGGGAAAAGGCGTATTCATCCTTTGATTTCAGCGACCCGGAAAAGGATTATTATTTTATTTTTGGCAAAGAAACAACGGGCCTGCCAAAGGAAGTAATCGATGCGAATCTCGACCGGTGCCTGCGGATTCCGATGAACGGGCATATCCGCTCGCTAAACTTGTCCAATACCGCGGCGATTCTTGTGTATGAAGCACTGAGGCAGCAGAACTTCCCGGATTTGATGTAG
- a CDS encoding ImmA/IrrE family metallo-endopeptidase: protein MRIKRKVTSLINKFQTNDPFLIAEARSIEVLYLDLGKILGFYRSYKRVQIIHLNCNLDEKVRNFVCAHELGHAILHPGANTSFLKNNTYYSIDKFEREANKFAVELLLPDQELIEYQNTNLSLSEIGPIYGIPVELAKLKKVSF, encoded by the coding sequence GTGCGCATCAAAAGAAAAGTCACTTCCCTCATTAACAAATTTCAAACCAATGATCCTTTTCTTATAGCAGAAGCAAGGTCGATAGAAGTATTATACCTTGACTTAGGGAAAATTTTGGGATTTTATCGTTCCTATAAACGGGTGCAAATTATTCATCTAAATTGTAATCTCGATGAGAAGGTTCGGAATTTCGTTTGCGCCCATGAATTAGGCCATGCAATCCTTCACCCTGGCGCTAACACTTCATTCTTAAAAAACAATACATACTATTCCATTGATAAATTCGAACGCGAAGCAAATAAATTCGCAGTAGAGCTCCTTCTACCTGATCAAGAATTAATAGAATATCAAAATACAAATCTTTCATTATCAGAAATTGGCCCTATTTACGGTATTCCTGTTGAACTAGCCAAATTGAAAAAAGTTTCTTTTTGA
- a CDS encoding helix-turn-helix domain-containing protein: protein MNELGNLLRKLRGEKSLRSIAEKTGLSHSYISDVESGYRRGTKKPLNPSPETLKRLASAYDYPYEKLMEIAGYINSDVSNTSSLPELSAKDKKDIAKDLEKIIQSLESKDGYSHFDGQTIDDLDEEDRELLIASLETSMKLAKQIAKRKFTPKKYRENK from the coding sequence ATGAATGAATTAGGAAACTTACTTAGAAAATTAAGAGGCGAAAAATCATTACGAAGCATAGCCGAAAAAACAGGATTAAGCCATTCTTATATTTCTGATGTAGAATCAGGATATAGAAGAGGTACTAAAAAGCCATTAAATCCCTCGCCAGAGACATTAAAGCGTTTAGCTTCTGCATATGATTATCCTTATGAAAAACTAATGGAAATAGCAGGATATATAAATTCTGATGTTTCAAATACATCTTCACTTCCAGAGCTTTCAGCAAAAGATAAAAAGGATATCGCAAAAGATTTAGAAAAAATCATTCAAAGTCTCGAAAGTAAAGATGGCTATTCTCATTTTGACGGGCAAACCATTGATGATTTGGACGAAGAAGATAGGGAACTTCTCATTGCTTCTTTAGAAACCTCTATGAAGTTGGCCAAACAGATTGCAAAGAGAAAATTCACTCCGAAGAAATATAGAGAAAACAAATAA
- a CDS encoding helix-turn-helix transcriptional regulator: protein MENIVKYLRKSRDVDLTQEELATAIGVSRHTIISIENGGNTTGEVMLKIANFFNKDPREIFFIESVAQKEQAGANSS, encoded by the coding sequence ATGGAAAACATTGTGAAGTACTTAAGAAAAAGCAGGGATGTAGATCTTACACAGGAGGAACTTGCAACTGCGATTGGAGTTTCCAGACATACAATTATCTCTATTGAGAATGGTGGTAATACAACAGGAGAAGTCATGCTGAAAATAGCTAACTTTTTCAATAAGGATCCAAGAGAGATTTTTTTTATAGAAAGTGTCGCACAAAAAGAACAGGCGGGTGCTAATTCCAGCTAA
- a CDS encoding XtrA/YqaO family protein, translated as MHKRLVEIEIDDKDLSVKQHMEPGKVLVLVLDGQKGKAYRCEAVKHGLTIVETTGGKSKRVTFEESELC; from the coding sequence ATGCATAAAAGATTAGTAGAGATAGAAATTGATGATAAAGATTTGTCCGTTAAGCAGCACATGGAACCCGGCAAAGTTTTAGTGCTTGTTCTGGACGGACAAAAGGGCAAGGCGTATAGGTGCGAAGCTGTAAAGCATGGTCTTACCATAGTTGAGACTACTGGTGGCAAGTCAAAGCGCGTAACGTTCGAGGAAAGTGAGCTTTGTTGA